Below is a window of Desmonostoc muscorum LEGE 12446 DNA.
TCGGCATCAAACAGAAGTATTGCAATACAGTTGGAAATAAGGAATTAACAACATGGCTCAAGACGCAATTACCGCTGTCATTAACTCCGCAGACGTTCAAGGTAAATACCTCGACTCTGCTGCTTTAGAGAAGCTAAAAGGCTATTTTTCTACCGGCGAACTGCGGGTACGTGCTGCTAGCACCATCAGCGCCAACGCTGCTACCATTGTCAAAGAAGCAGTAGCAAAATCTTTGCTGTACTCTGACATCACCCGTCCCGGTGGCAACATGTACACCACCCGTCGCTATGCTGCTTGCATTCGTGACTTAGACTACTACCTCCGCTATGCCACCTACGCTATGTTAGCTGGCGATCCTTCCATTTTGGATGAGCGTGTACTCAATGGCTTGAAGGAAACCTATAACTCCTTGGGTGTACCCGTTGGTGCTACCGTGCAAGCTATCCAATCCATCAAAGAAGTTACCGCTAGTTTGGTAGGTTCTGATGCTGGTAAGGAAATGGGCGTTTACTTAGACTATATCTCCTCTGGCTTAAGCTAAGAGCTAGTTTGCGCTTAAGAATTTAGGTGCGGCTTTATTAAGGTCTGGAAATCAATCGTGAGTGCTAGAACGTTATATTGCTTATCTTGGTTAATTATCAGTGATGAGTGTTGGTGGTCTAGTATTGATGTTTGATTTCCAGCCTTGGAAAGATTAATTTAAAGATTTGCACTCAAGATTTACAGATAAAAAAGTTTCCACAAACAATACAGGAGATTTTCAGAACATGGCCCGTTTGTTTAAGATTACTGCTCTTGTTCCCAGCCAAACCCGAATTCGTACCCAACGCGAACTGCAAAACACCTACTTCACTAAACTAGTTCCCTACGAGAACTGGTTCCGCGAACAGCAACGCATTCAAAAAGCAGGCGGCAAAATCATCAAAGTAGAACTAGCAACTGGTAAGCAAGGCGCTAATGCTGGTTTGTCGTAATTGCTGTAGACAGAACATTTTTTTAGGGAATTGGTAAGAGGTCAAAAAAAGACCTCTTTTTTGTCGTTCATAATTTTGAAAATTAAAAGTTATACCATTTTACGAAAATCGTAATACATATAGATTTACCGTAGGGGCGCACAGCTGTGCGCCCCTACCAAGGTATTTGTATCAACCTTAAACTGAAACGGTATTAAACATATTTACCAAGCGATACCCGCGAGTATAAAGCGGAACTGGAGCGCCAATATTCTGCCTATTTTTAGCTTGTTCAACAGTTTCATCAAACACAATCAGCGTTTCATTGCCAACTTTCAGCCAGTCTTCATAAGGTACGCTCATATCATCTTCAACACCAGCAATACTAGGTGGTATCATTGCCCGATAAGCTTCATTGAATTTTCTGCGGAACCGAAAATCTACTGAAATTCTCAAACC
It encodes the following:
- the apcB gene encoding allophycocyanin subunit beta, encoding MAQDAITAVINSADVQGKYLDSAALEKLKGYFSTGELRVRAASTISANAATIVKEAVAKSLLYSDITRPGGNMYTTRRYAACIRDLDYYLRYATYAMLAGDPSILDERVLNGLKETYNSLGVPVGATVQAIQSIKEVTASLVGSDAGKEMGVYLDYISSGLS
- a CDS encoding phycobilisome linker polypeptide, giving the protein MARLFKITALVPSQTRIRTQRELQNTYFTKLVPYENWFREQQRIQKAGGKIIKVELATGKQGANAGLS